The following proteins are encoded in a genomic region of Catellatospora sp. TT07R-123:
- a CDS encoding AAA family ATPase: MGGRLIDEVTVSGFTSIRQATVTLTRLNVLIGANGAGKSNFLRVLELFSRLAEGRFSEAVASGGGASALTRRDMKRPSLTARADATSYGASFGKTADDRLVIEDERLVDRKGPSVLPVNAHEATALLSDDRSVWLREALAGCRVFHFNNTGRDAQVRMPVPTADNLAISPDGGNLAAVLWSLRQLDKAAYGRVVDAVRLVAPFFQDFVLQPDTRNDLIRLRWREVGSDAVYGVHQMSDGTLRFVCLATLLLHPAVPRLVVLDEPELGMHPFAVAQFVDLIRGLPDDRQVVIATQSIALLEQFALTDVVVVDRERGASVFHRPEAAKLSSWLEEYTLGELWQSNLIGGRPMRENP, encoded by the coding sequence GTGGGCGGAAGGCTGATCGATGAGGTGACGGTATCGGGGTTCACCTCAATCAGGCAGGCCACGGTCACACTGACCCGCCTGAACGTGCTCATCGGTGCTAACGGTGCTGGCAAGAGCAACTTTCTGCGAGTGCTGGAACTCTTCAGCAGGCTTGCCGAAGGGAGGTTCAGTGAGGCTGTCGCCAGCGGTGGTGGGGCATCAGCGCTCACGCGACGCGACATGAAGCGGCCCAGCTTGACGGCCCGCGCAGACGCCACCTCATATGGGGCTTCTTTCGGGAAGACCGCCGACGATCGCCTTGTCATCGAGGATGAGCGGCTGGTCGATCGGAAAGGGCCTAGCGTGCTGCCGGTCAATGCGCATGAGGCAACCGCCCTACTCAGCGACGACCGCTCCGTGTGGCTTCGCGAGGCGCTGGCAGGCTGTCGTGTGTTTCATTTCAACAACACCGGCCGAGACGCACAGGTGAGGATGCCTGTGCCGACTGCTGACAATCTCGCGATCAGCCCCGACGGGGGTAATCTTGCGGCAGTCCTCTGGTCTTTGAGGCAGCTGGATAAGGCAGCGTATGGCCGTGTCGTTGACGCTGTCCGCCTGGTGGCGCCATTCTTCCAGGATTTCGTCCTGCAACCGGACACGCGCAACGATTTGATCAGGCTTCGGTGGCGCGAGGTGGGCTCCGACGCTGTCTATGGGGTCCACCAAATGTCAGACGGCACATTGCGTTTCGTCTGCCTGGCTACCCTGCTGCTTCATCCGGCGGTGCCGCGGCTGGTGGTGCTGGACGAGCCAGAACTCGGCATGCATCCTTTCGCAGTGGCACAGTTCGTGGACCTGATCCGCGGTTTGCCCGATGACCGGCAGGTCGTGATCGCTACGCAGTCGATTGCGCTTCTTGAGCAGTTCGCGTTGACCGATGTCGTCGTCGTCGATCGTGAGAGGGGCGCATCGGTGTTCCATCGGCCAGAGGCCGCCAAATTGAGCAGTTGGTTGGAGGAGTACACCCTCGGCGAGTTGTGGCAGTCGAACCTCATCGGTGGCAGACCGATGCGAGAGAACCCGTAG
- a CDS encoding DUF5319 domain-containing protein: MHDEPIDPFHGDPADPTAGLEDPEGDAYGELSTQERADLLADLAELEVYQVLLSPKGIRGLVVDCEDCREPHYFDWDLLRGNLRHLLDSGRPRVHEPAYDPDPDHYVTWEYARGYADAVDDMVED, encoded by the coding sequence GTGCACGACGAGCCCATTGACCCGTTCCACGGCGATCCGGCCGACCCCACGGCGGGGCTGGAGGACCCCGAGGGCGACGCGTACGGCGAACTCTCGACGCAGGAACGCGCCGACCTCCTGGCCGATCTGGCCGAGCTGGAGGTCTACCAGGTGCTGCTGTCCCCCAAGGGCATCCGGGGTCTCGTCGTCGACTGCGAGGACTGCCGCGAGCCGCACTACTTCGACTGGGACCTGCTCCGCGGCAACCTGCGCCACCTGCTCGACTCCGGCCGCCCGCGGGTGCACGAGCCGGCCTACGACCCGGACCCCGATCACTACGTGACCTGGGAGTACGCGCGCGGCTACGCCGACGCCGTCGACGACATGGTCGAGGACTGA
- a CDS encoding response regulator transcription factor produces MQTVLVCVRTTMAAATIATCAERLGIAAGVRTATSATEAIAQLATFPAGIVLADTALTRPDTVGFTRKVLAAVPHAQLVLFGPEEPAAAQAAIRAGARGLIGGTDPDPVSTAAKALLLVSRPVARTEAIRPAVAGVMAGAARTGVRPLPAGPATAGTYPGRQLGVPAAAVVPAQRGDLATEQMVPSARPARSVTLTERELQVLRGMADGQSNAEIGRDLFVSEDTVKTHARRLFRKLGARDRAHAVAAGFRAGLVF; encoded by the coding sequence GTGCAGACCGTCCTCGTTTGCGTACGCACCACCATGGCCGCGGCCACGATCGCGACCTGCGCCGAGCGGCTGGGGATAGCCGCCGGGGTGCGTACCGCGACCAGTGCCACCGAGGCGATAGCGCAGTTGGCCACGTTCCCGGCCGGGATCGTGCTCGCCGACACCGCGCTGACCCGCCCCGACACCGTCGGGTTCACCCGAAAGGTGCTCGCGGCGGTGCCGCATGCCCAGCTGGTGCTGTTCGGCCCGGAGGAACCGGCCGCCGCGCAGGCGGCCATCCGGGCCGGGGCCCGCGGCCTCATCGGTGGCACCGACCCTGACCCGGTCAGCACCGCGGCCAAGGCGCTGCTGCTGGTCAGCAGACCCGTGGCGCGCACCGAGGCGATCCGCCCGGCTGTCGCCGGGGTGATGGCCGGCGCCGCGCGCACCGGAGTCAGACCGCTGCCCGCCGGACCCGCGACGGCCGGGACCTACCCCGGCCGCCAGTTGGGGGTGCCCGCTGCCGCGGTCGTGCCCGCCCAGCGTGGAGACCTGGCCACCGAGCAGATGGTGCCCTCGGCCCGCCCGGCGCGCTCGGTCACCCTCACCGAGCGCGAACTCCAGGTGCTGCGCGGTATGGCCGACGGCCAGAGCAACGCCGAGATCGGCCGCGACCTGTTCGTGTCCGAGGACACCGTCAAGACCCACGCCCGCCGGCTGTTCCGCAAGCTGGGCGCGCGTGACCGCGCCCACGCGGTGGCGGCGGGATTCCGGGCCGGACTGGTGTTCTGA
- a CDS encoding WhiB family transcriptional regulator: MAHFRRLPGPIADVWDWQHHGACRGRDSLQFFHPDGERGSSRGRRESAAKKVCGSCPVRAECAAHALTTREPYGVWGGFTEHERHRLLQIGWRDVADRCGARVDVERLEARLEPELSAAVAAGR, encoded by the coding sequence ATGGCCCACTTCCGCAGACTCCCCGGTCCGATAGCCGACGTTTGGGATTGGCAGCATCACGGCGCGTGCAGAGGGCGTGACAGCCTGCAATTCTTCCACCCTGATGGTGAGCGGGGCTCATCTAGGGGGCGCCGCGAGTCCGCCGCCAAGAAGGTGTGCGGCTCCTGTCCCGTGCGCGCCGAGTGCGCCGCGCACGCCCTCACCACCCGCGAGCCGTACGGCGTGTGGGGCGGTTTCACCGAACACGAGCGGCACCGCCTGTTGCAGATCGGCTGGCGCGACGTCGCCGACCGCTGCGGTGCCCGCGTCGACGTCGAGCGCCTCGAAGCACGGCTGGAGCCCGAGCTCTCGGCCGCGGTCGCGGCCGGCCGGTGA
- a CDS encoding SMP-30/gluconolactonase/LRE family protein, protein MHAVYTLPGDAVFPEGITTAPGGTFHVGSSRDGTVYRGSLDHPETEVWLPAGSDGRTCVLGLTVHAGTRLVACGGDTGHLYVYDLRTAALVARRTAPDALLNDVWIVGDTAYVTDSRTPVVWRLPLGDSDATTGELEVFATVEGAGTLPFLNGITATPDGSALLVAAQGDDSLWRVDLATAEATRVEVGAPFGPDGMLLLGDALYGLVNEGTSHADVVFYLSEVCIAADGRSGVEVRRWREDCFDAPTTLAYAHDRLLLVNSQMHKPGAGAPFQVVTVALPE, encoded by the coding sequence ATGCACGCCGTTTACACCCTTCCCGGTGACGCCGTGTTCCCCGAGGGGATCACCACCGCGCCCGGCGGCACCTTCCATGTCGGCAGCAGCCGCGACGGCACCGTCTACCGCGGCAGCCTGGACCACCCCGAGACCGAGGTCTGGCTGCCCGCCGGATCCGACGGGCGCACCTGCGTGCTCGGCCTGACCGTGCACGCCGGCACCCGCCTGGTCGCCTGCGGCGGCGACACCGGCCACCTGTACGTCTACGACCTGCGGACCGCCGCGCTGGTCGCCCGGCGCACCGCCCCGGACGCCCTGCTCAACGACGTATGGATCGTCGGCGACACCGCGTACGTCACCGACTCGCGCACACCCGTCGTGTGGCGGCTGCCGCTGGGCGACAGCGACGCGACCACCGGCGAGCTGGAGGTGTTCGCCACGGTCGAGGGCGCGGGCACGCTGCCGTTCCTCAACGGGATCACCGCCACGCCCGACGGGAGCGCGCTGCTGGTCGCCGCGCAGGGCGACGACAGCCTGTGGCGGGTCGACCTGGCCACCGCCGAGGCGACCCGGGTCGAGGTGGGCGCGCCGTTCGGGCCCGACGGCATGCTGCTGCTCGGCGACGCCCTGTACGGCCTGGTCAACGAGGGCACCAGCCACGCCGACGTGGTGTTCTACCTGTCCGAGGTGTGCATCGCCGCGGACGGGCGGTCGGGAGTGGAGGTGCGGCGCTGGCGCGAGGACTGCTTCGACGCCCCGACCACGCTGGCGTACGCACACGACCGGCTGCTGCTGGTCAACTCGCAGATGCACAAGCCCGGGGCGGGGGCACCGTTCCAGGTGGTCACTGTCGCGCTGCCAGAATGA
- the groES gene encoding co-chaperone GroES, producing MLVTTATKVAIKPLEDRILVQANEAETTTASGLVIPDTAKEKPQEGTVLAVGPGRVDDKGNRIPVDVKVGDKVIYSKYGGTEVKYAGEEYLLLSARDVLAVVEK from the coding sequence ATGCTCGTGACTACCGCGACGAAGGTTGCGATCAAGCCGCTCGAGGACCGGATCCTGGTCCAGGCGAACGAGGCTGAGACCACCACCGCGTCGGGCCTCGTGATCCCCGACACGGCCAAGGAGAAGCCGCAGGAGGGCACCGTCCTCGCTGTCGGCCCCGGCCGCGTCGACGACAAGGGCAACCGCATCCCGGTCGACGTCAAGGTGGGTGACAAGGTCATCTACTCGAAGTACGGCGGCACCGAGGTCAAGTACGCCGGCGAGGAGTACCTGCTGCTCTCCGCCCGCGACGTCCTCGCGGTCGTCGAGAAGTGA
- a CDS encoding DUF4276 family protein, with protein MRRVHVLIEGQTEELVLRDLLLPYLEGLQIQASYNILITRRQGSAPAGRGGVSSWNRIEPMLRHLLRDPTLDRVTTIFDYYAFPSDAPGMRERARQRDPYSAVRYVETELAAAIGDRRFVPFLVLHEIEAWVLSSMRAHAEPLALRVAIQNMVDQAGGPELVNGSQQTAPSKRLERLFERHLRRKYLKTTDGPASLRGHSVEALRADCPHFDQWLTTLTTPEPS; from the coding sequence GTGCGACGCGTCCATGTGCTGATCGAGGGTCAGACCGAGGAGCTGGTTTTGCGGGATCTGTTGCTGCCATACCTCGAAGGGCTGCAGATCCAGGCGAGCTACAACATCCTGATCACCAGGCGCCAAGGCTCCGCTCCAGCCGGGCGGGGCGGAGTCAGCTCCTGGAACCGGATCGAGCCGATGCTCCGCCACCTGTTACGAGATCCGACACTGGACAGGGTAACGACGATCTTCGACTACTACGCATTTCCATCTGATGCGCCAGGTATGCGGGAACGAGCACGTCAGCGCGACCCTTACAGTGCCGTCCGGTACGTCGAGACCGAGCTGGCGGCGGCCATCGGGGATCGTCGATTTGTTCCCTTTTTGGTCCTTCACGAGATCGAGGCCTGGGTTCTGTCGAGCATGCGTGCCCATGCCGAACCGCTGGCCCTGCGTGTAGCGATTCAAAACATGGTTGATCAAGCGGGCGGCCCGGAGTTGGTCAACGGAAGCCAGCAGACGGCCCCATCGAAGCGCCTTGAGCGCTTGTTCGAACGCCATCTGCGTCGCAAATACTTGAAAACCACGGACGGTCCGGCTTCACTTCGGGGGCATTCCGTTGAGGCACTCCGTGCCGACTGCCCTCATTTCGACCAGTGGCTCACTACTCTGACGACACCTGAGCCCTCCTAA
- the groL gene encoding chaperonin GroEL (60 kDa chaperone family; promotes refolding of misfolded polypeptides especially under stressful conditions; forms two stacked rings of heptamers to form a barrel-shaped 14mer; ends can be capped by GroES; misfolded proteins enter the barrel where they are refolded when GroES binds): protein MPKILSFSDDARHLLEHGVNTLADAVKVTLGPKGRNVVLDKKFGPPTITNDGVTIAKEIELSSPYENLGAQLVKEVATKTNDVAGDGTTTATVLAQAMVREGLRNVTAGANPAGLKRGIDQAVTKISDALLGKAVAIADKSDIAHVATISAQDRAIGELIAEAMDKVGRDGVITVEEGSTMTTELEVTEGMQFDKGFISPHFVTDAESGEAVLDDPYILITTSKISSIEELLPLLEKVLQTGKPLLLVAEDVDGQALSTLVVNSIRKTIKVAAVKAPGFGDRRKAMLQDLAVLTGGELVAPELGYKLDAVGIEVLGQARRVVITKDTTTVIDGVGKQGEVDARVAQIRKEIEASDSDWDKEKLGERLAKLSGGIAVVKVGAATEVEMKERKHRIEDAIAATRAAIEEGIVPGGGAALAQITSVLDDDLGLTGDEKTGVSIVRKALVEPLRWIAQNAGHDGYVVVQKVQASDWGHGLDAAKGEYVDLAKSGIVDPVKVTRNAAINAASIASLLLTTESLIVEKPVRAEPAGNGGHGHSHGPGGHSH, encoded by the coding sequence ATGCCTAAGATCCTCAGCTTCTCTGACGACGCCCGCCACCTGCTGGAGCACGGGGTCAACACGCTCGCCGACGCGGTCAAGGTCACGCTGGGTCCGAAGGGCCGCAACGTGGTGCTGGACAAGAAGTTCGGCCCGCCGACGATCACCAACGACGGCGTGACCATCGCCAAGGAGATCGAGCTGTCCAGCCCGTACGAGAACCTGGGCGCGCAGCTGGTCAAGGAGGTGGCGACCAAGACCAACGACGTCGCCGGCGACGGCACCACCACCGCCACCGTGCTCGCCCAGGCGATGGTGCGCGAGGGCCTGCGCAACGTGACCGCCGGCGCCAACCCGGCCGGTCTCAAGCGCGGCATCGACCAGGCGGTCACCAAGATCAGCGACGCCCTGCTCGGCAAGGCCGTCGCGATCGCGGACAAGTCTGACATCGCGCACGTCGCCACGATCTCCGCGCAGGACCGCGCCATCGGTGAGCTCATCGCCGAGGCGATGGACAAGGTCGGCCGCGACGGTGTCATCACCGTCGAAGAGGGCTCGACCATGACCACCGAGCTCGAAGTCACCGAGGGCATGCAGTTCGACAAGGGCTTCATCTCGCCCCACTTCGTCACCGACGCCGAGTCGGGCGAGGCGGTGCTGGACGACCCGTACATCCTCATCACCACCAGCAAGATCTCCTCGATCGAGGAGCTGCTGCCGCTGCTGGAGAAGGTCCTGCAGACCGGCAAGCCGCTGCTGCTCGTCGCCGAGGACGTGGACGGCCAGGCGCTGAGCACCCTGGTGGTCAACTCGATCCGCAAGACCATCAAGGTCGCCGCGGTCAAGGCGCCCGGGTTCGGCGACCGCCGCAAGGCGATGCTGCAGGACCTCGCGGTCCTGACCGGCGGCGAGCTGGTCGCGCCGGAGCTGGGCTACAAGCTCGACGCCGTCGGCATCGAGGTGCTGGGCCAGGCCCGCCGCGTGGTGATCACCAAGGACACCACCACCGTCATCGACGGTGTCGGCAAGCAGGGCGAGGTCGACGCCCGCGTCGCGCAGATCCGCAAGGAGATCGAGGCCTCGGACTCCGACTGGGACAAGGAGAAGCTGGGCGAGCGTCTCGCCAAGCTCTCTGGCGGCATCGCCGTCGTCAAGGTCGGCGCCGCGACCGAGGTCGAGATGAAGGAGCGCAAGCACCGCATCGAAGACGCGATCGCCGCGACCCGTGCCGCGATCGAGGAGGGCATCGTCCCCGGTGGCGGTGCCGCGCTGGCCCAGATCACCTCGGTGCTCGACGACGACCTCGGCCTGACCGGCGACGAGAAGACCGGTGTCTCGATCGTGCGCAAGGCGCTGGTCGAGCCGCTGCGCTGGATCGCCCAGAACGCCGGCCACGACGGCTACGTCGTGGTGCAGAAGGTCCAGGCCAGCGACTGGGGCCACGGCCTCGACGCGGCCAAGGGCGAGTACGTCGACCTGGCCAAGTCCGGCATCGTGGACCCGGTGAAGGTGACCCGCAACGCGGCGATCAACGCCGCGTCGATCGCGAGCCTGCTGCTGACCACCGAGTCCCTGATCGTCGAGAAGCCGGTCAGGGCCGAGCCCGCCGGCAACGGCGGCCACGGCCACTCGCACGGCCCGGGTGGGCACTCGCACTGA
- a CDS encoding molybdopterin-dependent oxidoreductase, whose product MVGRRRGEQTVVVTTRVRAMAAGVVSAAVALGVAELVAVFTGPRTSPLIAVGGAVVDATPEAVKHVAIQLFGTNDKVALLTGTVLLLAAFAAVVGLLARRDFRWGVAGIGLFALLGVAAAVTRPNAGPLALLPTVVGSAAAIAVLHWLLRAAEVTGADPSDDAARRRFLRFALLGAGGAVVAGFLGRTLSARRGVQEARAQLTLPTPQNPAPALPANVDPPAAGLSPYVTSNEAFYRIDTALVVPQVDPDSWRLRIHGRVARPMELTLQQLMARPTVERYVTLTCVSNEVGGDLVGNARWLGVRVKDLLDEAGPLDGADQVVSRSADGWTCGTPTSALRDGRDALLVFAMNGEPLPVEHGFPVRMVVPGLYGYVSACKWITEMELSSFADFDAYWVRKGWAAQGPIKTESRIDTPKAFGAVSPGDTVIGGVAWAQHRGVSVVEVRVDEGPWEPATLAGTVGPDTWRQWTIPWKATPGTHTISVRAADATGALQPEDRADPFPDGAQGWHTISVQVH is encoded by the coding sequence ATGGTCGGCAGGCGCCGGGGCGAGCAGACTGTGGTCGTGACGACTCGGGTACGGGCGATGGCCGCGGGTGTGGTGTCGGCGGCGGTGGCGCTGGGCGTGGCGGAGCTGGTGGCGGTGTTCACCGGCCCGCGCACCTCACCGCTGATAGCGGTGGGCGGGGCGGTCGTCGACGCGACCCCGGAGGCGGTCAAGCACGTCGCGATCCAGTTGTTCGGGACGAACGACAAGGTCGCGCTGCTCACCGGCACCGTGCTCCTGCTGGCCGCCTTCGCGGCCGTGGTGGGCCTGCTGGCGCGGCGCGACTTCCGCTGGGGTGTCGCCGGGATCGGACTGTTCGCCCTGCTCGGGGTGGCCGCGGCGGTGACCCGGCCCAACGCGGGCCCGCTGGCGCTGCTGCCCACCGTCGTCGGCTCGGCCGCCGCGATCGCGGTGCTGCACTGGCTGCTGCGCGCGGCCGAGGTGACCGGCGCCGACCCCTCCGACGACGCCGCCCGGCGGCGGTTCCTGCGGTTCGCGCTGCTCGGCGCGGGCGGCGCCGTGGTGGCCGGATTCCTGGGCCGTACGCTGTCGGCCCGGCGCGGGGTGCAGGAGGCGCGGGCGCAGCTCACCCTGCCGACGCCGCAGAACCCGGCCCCGGCCCTGCCCGCGAACGTGGACCCGCCCGCGGCGGGGCTGTCGCCGTACGTCACGAGCAACGAGGCCTTCTACCGCATCGACACCGCGCTGGTGGTGCCGCAGGTCGACCCGGACTCGTGGCGGCTGCGCATCCACGGGCGGGTGGCCCGGCCGATGGAGCTGACCCTCCAGCAGCTGATGGCCCGGCCGACCGTCGAGCGGTACGTCACGCTGACCTGCGTCTCCAACGAGGTCGGCGGCGACCTGGTCGGCAATGCCCGCTGGCTGGGCGTACGGGTCAAGGACCTGCTCGACGAGGCGGGTCCGCTCGACGGCGCCGACCAGGTGGTCAGCCGCTCGGCCGACGGCTGGACCTGCGGCACCCCCACGTCGGCGCTGCGCGACGGCCGCGACGCGTTGCTGGTGTTCGCGATGAACGGCGAGCCGCTGCCGGTCGAGCACGGCTTCCCGGTCCGCATGGTCGTGCCCGGCCTGTACGGCTACGTCAGCGCCTGCAAGTGGATCACGGAGATGGAGCTGAGCTCCTTCGCCGACTTCGACGCGTACTGGGTGCGCAAGGGCTGGGCGGCGCAGGGGCCGATCAAGACGGAGTCGCGGATCGACACCCCCAAGGCGTTCGGCGCGGTCTCCCCCGGCGACACCGTGATCGGCGGGGTGGCCTGGGCGCAGCACCGGGGCGTCTCCGTGGTCGAGGTGCGCGTGGACGAGGGTCCGTGGGAGCCCGCCACGCTGGCCGGAACCGTCGGACCCGACACCTGGCGGCAGTGGACGATCCCGTGGAAGGCGACGCCCGGCACCCACACCATCTCGGTCCGGGCGGCCGACGCGACCGGTGCGCTACAGCCGGAGGACCGCGCCGATCCGTTCCCGGACGGCGCCCAGGGCTGGCACACGATCAGCGTGCAGGTGCACTGA
- a CDS encoding GuaB3 family IMP dehydrogenase-related protein, which produces MRDIVEIGLGKTAQRGYHLDDIAIVPTRRTRDVDDVSTNWQLDAYRFAIPCVAHPSDATMSPAGAVALGRLGGLGVLNVEGLWTRYEDPGKLLAELAHAAGEGDDENMTGRLQQLYAAEPIKPELIAERVREMRDLAAKSGGGVTVAVRVSPQHTLALAPVILDAGVDLLFIQGTIVSAEHVSTVDEPLNLKEFIADLDLPVVVGGCTNYQTALHLMRTGAAGVIVGIGADHLSTTDTVLGIRVPMATAIADAAAARRDYLDETGGRYVHLIADGDLHTSGDIAKALGCGADAVMLGAPLSLAEGAPGGGLWWHGSASHPKLPRGSIGFTREPMGSLEEVLFGPATDPDGLLNLFGGLKRAMAKCGYRDLKEFQKVGLMLDR; this is translated from the coding sequence GTGCGAGACATCGTCGAGATCGGCCTGGGCAAGACCGCGCAGCGCGGCTACCACCTCGATGACATCGCCATCGTGCCGACACGTCGCACCCGGGACGTGGACGACGTCTCCACGAACTGGCAGCTCGACGCGTACCGCTTCGCCATCCCGTGCGTGGCCCACCCGTCCGACGCCACCATGAGCCCGGCCGGCGCCGTCGCGCTGGGCCGCCTCGGCGGCCTCGGCGTCCTCAACGTCGAGGGCCTGTGGACCCGGTACGAGGACCCCGGCAAGCTGCTCGCCGAGCTGGCGCACGCCGCGGGCGAGGGCGACGACGAGAACATGACCGGCCGGCTCCAGCAGCTCTACGCCGCCGAGCCGATCAAGCCGGAGCTGATCGCCGAGCGCGTCCGGGAGATGCGCGACCTGGCCGCGAAGTCGGGCGGCGGCGTCACCGTCGCCGTACGCGTGTCGCCGCAGCACACGCTGGCGCTCGCCCCGGTCATCCTCGACGCCGGGGTGGACCTGCTGTTCATCCAGGGCACCATCGTGTCGGCCGAGCACGTGTCGACCGTGGACGAGCCGCTGAACCTCAAGGAGTTCATCGCCGACCTGGACCTGCCGGTCGTCGTCGGCGGCTGCACGAACTACCAGACCGCGCTGCACCTGATGCGCACCGGCGCGGCCGGCGTCATCGTCGGCATCGGCGCCGACCACCTGTCCACCACGGACACCGTGCTGGGCATCCGGGTGCCGATGGCCACCGCGATCGCCGACGCGGCCGCGGCCCGCCGCGACTACCTCGACGAGACCGGCGGCCGGTACGTCCACCTCATCGCCGACGGCGACCTGCACACCTCCGGCGACATCGCCAAGGCCCTGGGCTGCGGCGCCGACGCGGTCATGCTCGGCGCCCCGCTGTCGCTGGCCGAGGGTGCGCCCGGCGGCGGCCTGTGGTGGCACGGGTCGGCCAGCCACCCGAAGCTGCCGCGCGGCTCGATCGGGTTCACCCGCGAGCCGATGGGCTCGCTGGAGGAGGTGCTGTTCGGGCCCGCCACCGACCCCGACGGCCTGCTCAACCTGTTCGGCGGCCTCAAGCGCGCCATGGCCAAGTGCGGCTACCGCGACCTGAAGGAGTTCCAGAAGGTCGGCCTGATGCTGGACCGCTGA
- a CDS encoding M1 family metallopeptidase has protein sequence MTRQRWTAVAAAAAVLLAGGCSAGKKPLFTGPSGGFPEPSAVPVAAADLGSAGDPYYPGYGNSGYDVASYDLKVKYDPATDRLTGVATVTATATAVLTRYHLDLHGLTVEQVTVDGKAATTARKQDELIISVPGSIPAGQKFVTVVTYGGIPTPITGPELGATGLLSTSDGAFVIGEPESATTWYPVNDHPRDKATYTIALTVPAGLSALSNGLLRSKKDDGGWTTWNWQVTSPMASYLSMFVIGKYRVAQSEHKGKPVLTAVSNSIPRGDVDAAVARTPEIIDFLEQSFGPYPFDAYGGIVIHDDRVGYALETQTRPVYSDAFWGRGPNTVVVAHELAHQWFGDSVSVDTWRNIWLNEGFATYAQWMWGEHVGETTIQDEFDRRYEDEGNQIWRIAPGEPGKDNLFSGSVYQRGGMTLHALRKQVGDDKFFTILKTWTSENKDRNVTTEQFIALAERISGQDLHAFFDAWLFQPTRPER, from the coding sequence ATGACGAGGCAGCGCTGGACAGCGGTCGCGGCAGCGGCGGCCGTACTGCTCGCGGGCGGGTGCTCGGCGGGCAAGAAGCCGCTGTTCACCGGCCCGAGCGGCGGTTTCCCCGAACCGTCGGCGGTCCCGGTGGCCGCCGCGGACCTGGGCAGCGCCGGTGACCCCTACTACCCCGGCTACGGCAACAGCGGCTACGACGTCGCCTCGTACGATCTGAAGGTCAAGTACGACCCCGCGACCGACCGGCTCACCGGCGTCGCGACCGTGACCGCGACCGCGACCGCGGTGCTGACCCGCTACCACCTCGATCTGCACGGGCTGACCGTCGAGCAGGTGACCGTGGACGGCAAGGCGGCCACCACGGCCCGCAAGCAGGACGAGCTGATCATCTCGGTGCCCGGGTCGATCCCGGCCGGGCAGAAGTTCGTCACCGTGGTCACCTACGGCGGCATCCCCACCCCGATCACCGGCCCCGAGCTGGGCGCCACCGGCCTGCTGTCCACCAGCGACGGCGCCTTCGTCATCGGCGAGCCCGAGTCGGCGACCACCTGGTACCCGGTCAACGACCACCCGCGCGACAAGGCCACGTACACGATCGCGCTGACGGTGCCCGCCGGGCTGTCGGCGCTGAGCAACGGGCTGCTGCGGAGCAAGAAGGACGACGGCGGCTGGACCACGTGGAACTGGCAGGTCACCTCGCCGATGGCGTCGTACCTGTCCATGTTCGTGATCGGCAAGTACCGGGTGGCGCAGAGCGAGCACAAGGGCAAGCCGGTGCTGACCGCGGTGTCGAACAGCATCCCGCGCGGAGACGTCGACGCCGCGGTGGCGCGTACCCCCGAGATCATCGACTTCCTGGAGCAGAGCTTCGGGCCGTACCCGTTCGACGCGTACGGCGGCATCGTCATCCACGACGACCGGGTCGGCTACGCGCTGGAGACCCAGACCCGGCCGGTCTACTCCGACGCGTTCTGGGGCCGCGGCCCGAACACCGTCGTGGTCGCGCACGAGCTGGCCCACCAGTGGTTCGGCGACAGCGTCTCGGTCGACACCTGGCGCAACATCTGGCTCAACGAGGGCTTCGCGACGTACGCGCAGTGGATGTGGGGCGAGCACGTCGGCGAGACGACGATCCAGGACGAGTTCGACCGGCGGTACGAGGACGAGGGCAACCAGATCTGGCGGATCGCCCCCGGCGAGCCCGGCAAGGACAACCTGTTCTCCGGCAGCGTCTACCAGCGCGGCGGCATGACCCTGCACGCCCTGCGCAAGCAGGTCGGCGACGACAAGTTCTTCACCATCCTCAAGACGTGGACCTCGGAGAACAAGGACCGCAACGTCACCACGGAGCAGTTCATCGCCCTGGCCGAGCGCATCAGCGGCCAGGACCTCCACGCCTTCTTCGACGCCTGGCTCTTCCAGCCCACCCGCCCAGAGCGCTGA